A region of Streptomyces deccanensis DNA encodes the following proteins:
- a CDS encoding calcium-binding protein, with the protein MPIRSLPSHRPPARTARRAVGTSRTVTATTALTLALTGALLAAAPLAQAAPASTASLVHEQGELWFKAAPGQANRLTVSAKIVERTEWEADYVLTFDDRYAITLAAKECTYPKPADRTVAECAVPIPMGSDDSDIYDVSVGDGNDTVTVAAANSAYAAIHGGSGNDVLLGNNSVVLYGENGDDRTDGGGGVWGLGSFGGRGNDTMTGCAYACHGGADHDTLTGDARGNGLYGDSGNDTLRGRAGGDALYGGKGNDRLYGEDGNDKLYGNSGDDTLYGGKGTDALSGGPGRNKLHQN; encoded by the coding sequence ATGCCCATCCGCAGCCTGCCCAGCCACCGCCCGCCCGCCCGCACGGCCCGCCGCGCCGTCGGCACTTCGAGGACGGTCACCGCCACCACGGCGCTCACCCTGGCACTGACCGGCGCCCTGCTCGCCGCCGCGCCGCTCGCCCAGGCCGCGCCCGCGTCCACCGCCTCCCTCGTGCACGAACAGGGCGAGCTGTGGTTCAAGGCCGCGCCCGGACAGGCGAACCGGCTGACGGTGTCGGCGAAGATCGTGGAGCGCACGGAGTGGGAGGCGGACTACGTGCTGACCTTCGACGACCGGTACGCCATCACGCTCGCCGCGAAGGAGTGCACGTACCCGAAACCGGCCGACCGTACCGTCGCCGAGTGCGCGGTCCCCATCCCGATGGGCTCCGACGACTCCGACATCTACGACGTCAGCGTCGGCGACGGCAACGACACGGTCACCGTCGCCGCGGCCAACTCCGCGTACGCCGCGATCCACGGCGGCAGCGGCAACGACGTGCTCCTCGGCAACAACTCCGTCGTGCTGTACGGCGAGAACGGCGACGACCGGACCGACGGCGGCGGCGGTGTCTGGGGGCTCGGCTCCTTCGGCGGACGCGGCAACGACACGATGACCGGCTGCGCGTACGCGTGCCACGGCGGCGCCGACCACGACACCCTCACCGGGGACGCGCGAGGGAACGGCCTCTACGGCGACTCCGGCAACGACACCCTGCGCGGCCGGGCGGGCGGCGACGCCCTGTACGGCGGCAAGGGCAACGACAGGCTGTACGGCGAGGACGGCAACGACAAGCTCTACGGCAACAGCGGCGACGACACCTTGTACGGCGGCAAGGGCACGGACGCCCTCTCCGGCGGCCCGGGCCGCAACAAGCTCCACCAGAACTGA
- a CDS encoding ABC transporter substrate-binding protein, with protein sequence MRHNARTIVAVMAALGLTAGLSGCGGDADAESGTVSLTVVATNYGDSVHKNSEGYWDRVALAFGAEHPGIDVNVQVHDPDEVDAKVAELIERGDAPDIVQTDSYSEYAARDLLYSADEVLSVPVQASFVRSLANAGEMDRAQYGMPFTASTRLLYYNKGLFASAGLEPPTTWDELLEDARVLKARGVKYPIAVPLGPEEAEAETLMWLLAGDGGYTDSTNRYDIASAANVATLTWLKENLIGEGLTGPVPPAELNRGEAVEAFLTGEAAMVNAPLSLIRQIEDSSDSVPYGAVPLPSRDGDETPTMGTADWVVAFRDDDHRAAIGQFLDFLYTDKYVTEQAAQYELLPVTTSAADAMRAAKAHKPLWNGLDTLQNLRLYPVAETNWSKVATEIRRRIGKAVSPDGNPREVLESIARVAR encoded by the coding sequence GTGCGCCACAACGCCCGGACGATCGTGGCGGTCATGGCCGCGCTGGGGCTCACGGCCGGGCTGTCCGGCTGCGGCGGCGACGCGGACGCGGAGTCGGGGACGGTCTCCCTGACCGTCGTCGCGACCAACTACGGCGACAGCGTCCACAAGAACTCCGAGGGCTACTGGGACCGGGTGGCCCTCGCGTTCGGCGCCGAGCACCCGGGGATCGACGTGAACGTCCAGGTCCACGACCCGGACGAGGTCGACGCGAAGGTGGCGGAGCTCATCGAGCGGGGTGACGCGCCGGACATCGTGCAGACGGACAGCTACTCGGAGTACGCCGCGCGCGACCTCCTCTACAGCGCCGACGAGGTGCTGTCGGTCCCGGTCCAGGCCTCCTTCGTGCGGAGCCTCGCGAACGCCGGGGAGATGGACCGCGCCCAGTACGGCATGCCCTTCACCGCGAGCACCCGGCTGCTCTACTACAACAAGGGCCTGTTCGCGTCGGCGGGCCTGGAGCCCCCGACGACGTGGGACGAACTCCTCGAGGACGCACGGGTGTTGAAGGCGCGGGGGGTGAAGTACCCGATCGCCGTGCCGCTCGGCCCGGAGGAGGCGGAGGCCGAGACGCTGATGTGGCTGCTGGCCGGCGACGGCGGCTACACCGACTCCACCAACCGTTACGACATCGCCTCCGCCGCCAACGTGGCGACGCTGACCTGGCTGAAGGAGAACCTGATCGGCGAGGGTCTCACCGGCCCGGTCCCACCCGCCGAGCTGAACCGGGGCGAGGCGGTCGAGGCGTTCCTCACCGGTGAGGCGGCCATGGTCAACGCGCCGCTGTCGCTGATCCGCCAGATCGAGGACTCCTCCGACTCCGTGCCGTACGGGGCCGTACCGCTGCCGAGCCGCGACGGCGACGAGACGCCGACGATGGGCACCGCGGACTGGGTCGTCGCCTTCCGCGACGACGACCACCGCGCCGCCATAGGCCAGTTCCTCGACTTCCTCTACACCGACAAGTACGTGACCGAGCAGGCCGCCCAGTACGAACTGCTCCCCGTCACCACGTCCGCCGCCGACGCGATGCGCGCCGCCAAGGCCCACAAGCCCCTGTGGAACGGCCTCGACACCCTCCAGAACCTCCGCCTCTACCCCGTCGCCGAGACCAACTGGTCCAAGGTGGCCACCGAGATCCGCCGCCGCATCGGCAAGGCGGTGTCGCCGGACGGGAACCCCCGGGAGGTTTTGGAGTCGATCGCGAGGGTGGCGCGCTGA
- a CDS encoding phosphotransferase family protein — protein MAPGAVTRERLASAARAALGGGRRLEAVERVAGGSKKGVYRLVMDDATTAIAYLWDDAENYWPAAEGDDDLTDPFSPGLGLDLFEAAHTRLTALGVRVPAIRLVDREGGAHGPADLAIVEDLRGESLEDLLARDRRAAAPVMARLAESLAAMRAHRAPAYGKAAVVDAGGTSRGTSCEGVVLDRALRDLAEAASRDPRMAGARDRLEERLLGLAAAVRPRAEYAVVHGELGPDHVLVDADGNPVAIDIEGVMYFDVEWEHVFLRIRLHDDYRPLEVAGLDEDRLALYLLAQRLSLTAGPLRLLDGDFPDRAFMADIAEHNLRQALELVGV, from the coding sequence ATGGCACCCGGTGCGGTGACGCGGGAGCGGTTGGCGAGCGCGGCGCGGGCCGCGCTGGGCGGCGGTCGGCGGCTGGAGGCGGTCGAGCGGGTCGCGGGCGGCAGCAAGAAGGGCGTGTACCGCCTGGTGATGGACGACGCGACGACCGCGATCGCCTACCTGTGGGACGACGCCGAGAACTACTGGCCGGCCGCCGAGGGGGACGACGACCTGACCGACCCGTTCTCCCCCGGCCTCGGGCTCGATCTGTTCGAGGCCGCGCACACGCGGCTGACCGCGCTCGGCGTCCGCGTCCCGGCGATCCGCCTCGTCGACCGCGAAGGCGGCGCCCACGGCCCGGCCGATCTCGCGATCGTCGAGGATCTCCGGGGCGAGAGCCTGGAGGACCTGCTCGCGCGCGACCGTCGCGCGGCCGCGCCGGTCATGGCCCGGCTCGCGGAGTCGCTGGCCGCGATGCGGGCTCACCGGGCACCGGCGTACGGCAAGGCGGCCGTGGTCGACGCGGGCGGCACCTCGCGCGGTACGTCGTGCGAGGGCGTGGTGCTCGACCGCGCGCTGCGCGACCTCGCCGAGGCGGCCTCGCGCGACCCGCGGATGGCGGGGGCCCGCGACCGGTTGGAGGAGCGGCTGCTCGGCCTGGCGGCGGCGGTGCGGCCGCGTGCGGAGTACGCGGTCGTGCACGGCGAACTGGGACCCGACCACGTGCTGGTGGACGCGGACGGGAACCCCGTGGCGATCGACATCGAGGGGGTGATGTACTTCGACGTCGAGTGGGAGCACGTGTTCCTGCGCATACGCCTGCACGACGACTACCGGCCGCTGGAGGTGGCCGGGTTGGACGAGGACCGGCTCGCGCTCTACCTGCTCGCGCAGCGGCTCTCACTGACGGCGGGGCCGCTGCGGCTGCTCGACGGGGACTTCCCCGACCGGGCCTTCATGGCGGACATCGCCGAGCACAACCTGCGACAGGCGCTGGAACTGGTCGGCGTGTGA
- a CDS encoding RNA-guided endonuclease InsQ/TnpB family protein, whose product MKLVVQVKLLPTPVQAAALEATLHACNEAASWVSGVAFAQDVKRNFALREHTYREIKQRWGLGAQAAQHVIKKTCDAYRTLAANAKAGNLGKPWSKRYRRATEKPITFRPEGAQPYDDRMLSWQITDRTISLWTLSGRVKEVAFTASPEQLARLALYRKGESDLLYRDGMWFLNATCEIPEAEPNADPDGFLGIDLGIVNIATTSDGQIMAGRELNRGRLRERTLRTKLQKKNTPSAKRRLKKRRRKEARRARDINHKIAKHVVAEAERTGRGIAPEELTGIRARVRLRKPQRATHSSWSFAQLGTFIAYKAKKAGVPVVYVDPAYTSRTCAECGHIDKANRVSQAWFACRSCGIVDHADRNSSRNIRARAEELWRRGAQSTAPDPPPTSEGGTGRKRSTTASGARSASPGL is encoded by the coding sequence ATGAAGCTGGTGGTGCAGGTCAAGCTGTTGCCGACGCCCGTACAGGCGGCGGCGCTTGAGGCGACCCTGCACGCCTGCAACGAGGCGGCGTCCTGGGTGTCCGGGGTGGCCTTCGCCCAGGATGTGAAGCGGAACTTCGCGCTGCGCGAGCACACCTACCGAGAGATCAAGCAGCGGTGGGGCTTGGGCGCGCAGGCTGCCCAGCACGTCATCAAGAAGACCTGCGACGCCTACCGCACGCTGGCGGCGAATGCGAAGGCCGGGAACCTGGGCAAGCCGTGGTCCAAGCGGTACCGGCGGGCCACCGAGAAACCGATCACGTTCCGGCCCGAGGGTGCGCAGCCCTATGACGACCGGATGCTGTCCTGGCAGATCACCGACCGCACCATCTCCCTCTGGACCCTGTCCGGACGGGTGAAGGAGGTTGCGTTCACCGCCTCCCCGGAGCAACTGGCCCGTCTGGCCCTGTACCGCAAGGGCGAGTCCGACCTGCTGTACCGGGACGGCATGTGGTTTTTGAACGCGACCTGCGAGATCCCCGAAGCCGAACCGAACGCGGATCCGGACGGCTTTCTCGGTATCGACCTGGGGATCGTGAACATCGCCACCACCTCGGACGGTCAGATCATGGCCGGGCGCGAACTCAACCGGGGACGGCTGCGCGAACGCACCCTGCGCACCAAGCTGCAGAAGAAGAACACCCCGTCCGCCAAACGCCGGCTGAAGAAGCGGCGGCGCAAGGAGGCCCGGCGGGCCAGGGACATCAACCACAAGATCGCGAAGCATGTGGTGGCCGAGGCAGAACGCACCGGACGCGGAATCGCCCCCGAAGAACTGACGGGCATCCGCGCACGGGTACGGCTTCGCAAGCCCCAACGGGCCACCCACTCCAGCTGGAGCTTTGCCCAGCTGGGGACGTTCATCGCGTACAAGGCCAAGAAGGCCGGGGTGCCGGTGGTGTACGTCGACCCGGCGTACACCTCCCGCACCTGCGCCGAATGCGGCCACATCGACAAGGCGAACCGGGTCTCCCAGGCCTGGTTCGCGTGCCGGTCCTGCGGAATCGTTGATCACGCAGACCGCAACAGCTCCCGCAACATCCGCGCCCGCGCGGAAGAGTTGTGGCGACGCGGGGCGCAGTCAACCGCCCCAGACCCACCCCCGACATCCGAGGGCGGGACAGGACGCAAGCGCAGCACCACAGCCAGTGGCGCCCGCTCTGCAAGCCCGGGACTTTAG
- a CDS encoding ATP-binding protein — MPGGKRDGGVRATGGAGRDAPALPPETLLLKRHFTGENLPQVRAQVEDTAAAAGLGGVRLGEFTLAVSEIAANAVEHAGGQGRLELRLLPHELECRITDNGPGFTPAIPELLPGLTDTCPGRGLWLAHLVTDRLTVTTDVTGAGAEVTLAVRLG; from the coding sequence ATGCCGGGCGGGAAGAGAGACGGCGGGGTCCGCGCGACAGGCGGAGCGGGCCGCGACGCCCCGGCCCTCCCTCCCGAAACCCTCCTGCTGAAACGCCACTTCACCGGAGAGAACCTCCCCCAGGTGCGGGCCCAGGTCGAGGACACGGCCGCGGCGGCGGGCCTCGGCGGCGTACGGCTCGGCGAGTTCACCCTCGCGGTCAGCGAGATCGCGGCCAACGCGGTCGAGCACGCCGGCGGTCAGGGCCGCCTCGAACTGCGCCTCCTCCCCCACGAGTTGGAGTGCCGCATCACCGACAACGGCCCCGGCTTCACCCCCGCCATCCCCGAACTCCTCCCCGGCCTCACCGACACCTGCCCCGGCCGCGGCCTCTGGCTCGCCCACCTGGTCACGGACCGCCTGACGGTGACGACGGACGTGACGGGGGCGGGGGCGGAGGTCACACTGGCCGTGCGGCTGGGGTGA
- a CDS encoding GNAT family N-acetyltransferase has translation MTTPSTRADVVIRSYGPGQVPPLVDVVADIWADAHPELVDIPGAEALGLSVPALHRQLTGHLKHAGFALVVAYAAGTAVGFGYAFPCDAAYWFGADLVDQVPEAARTERLMGLCELAVRPPWQSQGIGSHLHAELLKTIAPSWSSLLALPSNRRGQDLYARLGYEYAGPYRNTPDGPEFDLLLLRVGTRLNS, from the coding sequence ATGACCACCCCGAGCACCCGTGCCGACGTGGTGATCAGGTCCTATGGCCCAGGTCAGGTCCCCCCACTCGTGGACGTCGTCGCCGACATCTGGGCCGATGCCCACCCGGAGTTGGTCGACATACCAGGTGCGGAAGCACTCGGACTTTCCGTCCCCGCGCTGCACCGCCAGCTCACTGGGCACCTCAAACACGCAGGCTTCGCTCTGGTCGTCGCGTACGCCGCCGGCACGGCGGTCGGGTTCGGGTACGCGTTCCCGTGCGACGCTGCGTACTGGTTCGGTGCCGACCTGGTCGACCAGGTGCCCGAGGCCGCCCGGACCGAGCGGCTGATGGGCCTGTGCGAACTCGCCGTACGTCCGCCCTGGCAGTCCCAGGGCATCGGCTCCCATCTCCACGCCGAACTCCTCAAGACCATCGCCCCCTCCTGGTCGTCCCTCCTCGCCCTGCCTTCCAACCGTCGGGGACAGGACCTGTACGCCCGACTCGGCTACGAATACGCGGGCCCGTACCGCAACACCCCCGACGGCCCCGAGTTCGACCTGCTGCTTCTGCGCGTAGGAACACGGCTCAACTCGTGA
- a CDS encoding DUF6416 domain-containing protein, producing MTMYLVEDDGRWVKHSGEAGHSGTEWGPADLERAAVFLGELSPQAMQVFEYLLRNPGREIHCTELVDEALGGANGVDPARRVAGVLSGMSKAHDNSDRRYPFVWWEAPQGRAGATYAVRPSVAAVFLAARLGR from the coding sequence ATGACGATGTATCTGGTTGAGGACGACGGGCGATGGGTCAAGCACTCCGGGGAAGCAGGGCACAGCGGAACGGAATGGGGGCCTGCCGACTTGGAGCGCGCGGCCGTCTTTCTGGGTGAACTGTCGCCGCAGGCTATGCAGGTGTTCGAGTATCTGCTGCGCAACCCCGGCCGGGAAATCCACTGCACAGAACTCGTGGACGAGGCTCTGGGCGGAGCCAACGGAGTCGATCCGGCGCGTCGGGTCGCGGGTGTGTTGTCCGGGATGAGCAAGGCGCATGACAACAGCGATCGGCGCTACCCGTTTGTCTGGTGGGAGGCCCCCCAGGGGCGTGCGGGCGCGACGTACGCGGTCAGGCCCTCGGTGGCGGCGGTGTTCCTGGCCGCTCGGCTCGGGCGGTGA
- a CDS encoding phosphotransferase, giving the protein MEPSELRRAVEAGWATASGLGLQVDDVVVVHDSDRVALRLVPCDVLVRVAPVGQLAESEFEVEVARRLTDAGAPVAELEPRVEPRVHVSDAFAVSLWTYYEPLGAEISAADYADAFLRHHAVLRRIDLDAPHVTDRVAAALREVNDRERSPELPDADRELLSDTLSDTLSGLRTALGGEQLLHGEPHPGNLLNTRRGPLFVDLATCCRGPVEFDLAHAPEDVAQHYTGADHGLIHRCRALNWAMFSAWRWRRDDRMPDRGHWRVEGLNRVRAALDRRDPS; this is encoded by the coding sequence ATGGAGCCGTCGGAGCTTCGGCGCGCGGTTGAGGCGGGGTGGGCGACCGCCTCGGGGCTGGGGCTTCAGGTCGACGATGTGGTCGTCGTCCACGATTCGGACCGTGTCGCGCTGCGTCTGGTTCCCTGCGATGTGCTGGTTCGGGTCGCGCCCGTGGGGCAGCTGGCCGAATCCGAGTTCGAAGTGGAAGTCGCTCGCCGTCTCACTGATGCCGGGGCTCCGGTGGCGGAGCTCGAACCCCGGGTCGAGCCACGGGTCCATGTGAGTGATGCCTTCGCCGTCTCGCTGTGGACCTACTACGAACCGCTGGGGGCGGAGATCTCGGCGGCCGACTACGCGGACGCGTTCCTGCGGCATCACGCCGTCCTGCGCCGGATCGATCTGGACGCACCGCACGTCACCGACCGAGTTGCCGCGGCCCTCAGAGAGGTGAACGACCGGGAGCGCTCCCCCGAGTTGCCCGATGCCGACCGGGAACTCCTCAGCGACACACTCAGCGACACACTCAGTGGGCTGCGCACCGCGCTCGGCGGCGAGCAACTGCTGCACGGCGAGCCCCATCCGGGCAACCTCCTCAACACACGGCGCGGCCCGCTCTTCGTGGACCTCGCGACGTGTTGCCGTGGGCCGGTCGAGTTCGACCTCGCCCACGCGCCCGAGGACGTGGCCCAGCACTACACCGGGGCCGACCACGGCCTGATCCACCGGTGCCGCGCCCTGAACTGGGCGATGTTCTCAGCCTGGCGATGGCGCCGGGACGACCGGATGCCCGACCGGGGCCACTGGAGAGTGGAGGGGCTCAACCGGGTCCGTGCCGCACTCGATCGCCGCGACCCAAGCTGA
- a CDS encoding sulfite exporter TauE/SafE family protein, with protein MRTLVLLALAGLGAQLVDGSLGMAYGVTSTTLLLAMGTNPAAASATVHLAEIGTTLMSGASHWRFGNVDWKVVARIGVPGAVGAFLGATVLSSLSTETAGPLMSLILLGLGVYVLSRFTLRGLPKERLGQPLRKRFLSPLGLVAGFLDATGGGGWGPVGTPALLASGRMEPRKVIGSIDTSEFLVAVSASLGFLFSLGSQGLDWAWVAAFLLGGLIAAPIAAWLVRLVPPRVLGSAVGGVIIATNTRTLLNSDWLAASGAVSTVVYVTVYALWAAALTYSIREHLKERAVTPKPLGEAGEDATGLDERVAARR; from the coding sequence ATGCGGACGTTGGTACTGCTCGCGCTTGCGGGCCTGGGCGCGCAACTCGTGGACGGCAGCCTGGGCATGGCCTACGGAGTGACCTCGACGACGCTGCTGCTCGCCATGGGCACCAATCCGGCCGCCGCCTCCGCCACGGTGCACCTCGCCGAGATCGGCACGACCCTGATGTCGGGCGCCTCGCACTGGCGGTTCGGGAACGTGGACTGGAAGGTCGTCGCCAGGATCGGCGTACCGGGGGCGGTGGGCGCGTTCCTCGGCGCGACGGTCCTCTCGTCGCTCTCCACGGAGACCGCCGGCCCGCTGATGTCGCTGATCCTGCTCGGCCTGGGCGTGTACGTCCTGTCCCGCTTCACCCTGCGCGGCCTGCCGAAGGAACGCCTCGGTCAGCCGCTGCGGAAGCGGTTCCTGTCCCCGCTGGGCCTGGTCGCCGGGTTCCTGGACGCGACCGGCGGGGGCGGCTGGGGCCCGGTGGGCACGCCGGCGCTGCTGGCCAGCGGCCGCATGGAACCCCGTAAGGTCATCGGCTCCATCGACACGAGCGAGTTCCTCGTCGCGGTCTCCGCGAGCCTGGGCTTCCTCTTCTCCCTCGGCTCCCAGGGCCTCGACTGGGCCTGGGTCGCCGCGTTCCTGCTGGGCGGCCTGATCGCCGCGCCGATCGCCGCGTGGCTGGTCCGCCTGGTCCCGCCGCGGGTCCTGGGCTCGGCGGTGGGCGGAGTCATCATCGCGACGAACACCCGCACCCTCCTGAACAGCGACTGGCTCGCGGCGTCGGGGGCTGTGAGCACGGTGGTCTACGTGACGGTGTACGCACTGTGGGCGGCGGCGCTCACGTACTCGATCCGCGAACACCTGAAGGAGAGGGCTGTGACGCCGAAGCCCCTCGGGGAGGCGGGGGAGGACGCGACGGGCCTCGACGAGCGGGTCGCGGCCCGCCGGTAA
- a CDS encoding RrF2 family transcriptional regulator, giving the protein MRISARADYAVRAVLEVAVRQDGGPVKAEVIATVQEIPHKFLEGILADLRRGGLVTSRRGGSGGYLLAREPSAITVADVIRAVDGPIVSVRGERPTGLTYTGSAEPLLPLWIALRANVRRILEGVTVADIAANALPVPVKELAAEPAAWENP; this is encoded by the coding sequence ATGAGGATCTCGGCACGGGCGGATTACGCCGTACGCGCGGTACTGGAAGTCGCCGTACGGCAGGACGGCGGTCCGGTGAAGGCGGAAGTCATCGCGACCGTGCAGGAGATCCCGCACAAGTTCCTGGAGGGCATCCTCGCGGACCTGCGGCGGGGCGGCCTGGTCACCAGCCGGCGGGGCGGCAGCGGCGGGTACCTGCTCGCCCGCGAGCCCTCCGCCATCACCGTCGCCGACGTGATCCGGGCCGTCGACGGGCCCATCGTGTCGGTGCGCGGCGAACGACCCACCGGCCTGACCTACACCGGCTCGGCCGAGCCGCTGCTGCCGCTGTGGATCGCCCTGCGGGCCAACGTCCGCCGGATCCTGGAGGGCGTCACGGTCGCCGACATCGCGGCGAACGCGCTGCCCGTGCCGGTGAAGGAACTGGCGGCGGAACCGGCGGCCTGGGAGAACCCGTAG
- a CDS encoding alpha-N-arabinofuranosidase, which translates to MTRTARFTLDPAFKVGEVNPRIFGSFVEHLGRCVYTGIFEPDHPTADEAGLRTDVLDLVRELGVTTIRYPGGNFVSGYKWEDSVGPVEDRPRRLDLAWRSTETNRFGLSEYIAFLKKVGPQAEPMMALNLGTRGVAEALELQEYANHPAGTALSDLRVAHGDKDPFGIKLWCLGNEMDGPWQTGHKTATEYGRIAAETARAMRQIDPTVQLVACGSSSQSMPTFAAWEATVLEETYDLVDHISLHAYYQPEDGDIDSFLASAVDMESFIDNVVATADHIGAKLKSKKKINLSFDEWNVWYISEWHAIENSGARDWAEAPRLLEDNYSVTDAVVFGSLLIALLRHADRVTVACLAQLVNVIAPIMTEPGGPAWRQTTFFPFAQASKYGRGEVLDVRVDSPTYETKKYGEADLLHATAVRAEDGSVTVFAVNRDRTRPLPLEVALNGLELTRVVEHSVLADADPDARNTLTEPERVAPRVVEGAALRDGVLSTTLEPLSWNVIRLG; encoded by the coding sequence ATGACCCGCACCGCCCGCTTCACCCTCGACCCCGCTTTCAAGGTCGGCGAGGTCAACCCGCGTATCTTCGGCTCCTTCGTCGAACACCTCGGCCGCTGCGTCTACACCGGCATCTTCGAACCGGACCACCCCACCGCCGACGAGGCGGGCCTGCGCACCGACGTACTGGACCTGGTCCGCGAGTTGGGCGTCACCACGATCCGCTACCCCGGCGGCAACTTCGTCTCCGGCTACAAGTGGGAGGACTCCGTCGGCCCCGTCGAGGACCGCCCGCGCCGCCTCGACCTCGCCTGGCGCTCCACCGAGACCAACCGCTTCGGCCTCTCCGAGTACATCGCCTTCCTGAAGAAGGTCGGCCCCCAGGCCGAGCCCATGATGGCCCTCAACCTCGGCACCCGGGGCGTCGCCGAGGCGCTGGAGCTCCAGGAGTACGCCAACCACCCCGCCGGGACCGCCCTCTCGGACCTCCGCGTCGCCCACGGTGACAAGGACCCCTTCGGCATCAAGCTCTGGTGCCTGGGCAACGAGATGGACGGCCCCTGGCAGACCGGCCACAAGACGGCGACGGAGTATGGCCGTATCGCCGCCGAGACGGCCCGCGCGATGCGCCAGATCGACCCGACCGTCCAACTCGTCGCCTGCGGCTCCTCCAGCCAGTCCATGCCGACGTTCGCCGCCTGGGAGGCGACGGTGCTGGAGGAGACGTACGACCTCGTCGACCACATCTCCCTGCACGCCTACTACCAGCCCGAGGACGGCGACATCGACTCCTTCCTGGCGTCCGCCGTGGACATGGAGTCGTTCATCGACAACGTGGTCGCGACCGCCGACCACATCGGCGCGAAGCTCAAGTCCAAGAAGAAGATCAACCTCTCCTTCGACGAGTGGAACGTCTGGTACATCTCGGAGTGGCACGCGATCGAGAACTCCGGCGCGCGGGACTGGGCCGAGGCCCCCCGACTCCTGGAGGACAACTACAGCGTCACCGACGCCGTCGTCTTCGGCTCGCTCCTCATCGCGCTCCTCCGGCACGCCGACCGCGTCACCGTCGCCTGCCTCGCCCAACTCGTCAACGTCATCGCCCCGATCATGACCGAGCCCGGCGGGCCGGCCTGGCGGCAGACGACGTTCTTCCCGTTCGCCCAGGCGTCGAAGTACGGGCGGGGCGAGGTGCTCGACGTACGGGTGGACTCGCCGACCTACGAGACGAAGAAGTACGGCGAGGCGGATCTGCTGCACGCGACGGCCGTGCGGGCCGAGGACGGCTCGGTGACCGTCTTCGCGGTCAACCGGGACCGTACGCGGCCGCTGCCGCTCGAAGTCGCCCTGAACGGCCTGGAGTTGACCCGCGTCGTCGAGCACAGCGTGCTGGCCGACGCGGACCCGGACGCGCGCAACACACTGACGGAGCCGGAGCGGGTCGCCCCGCGGGTGGTGGAGGGGGCGGCGCTGCGCGACGGCGTGCTGAGCACGACCCTCGAGCCGCTGTCGTGGAACGTGATCCGGCTCGGCTGA
- a CDS encoding transcriptional regulator, with protein MSALPDPLAETLTRLDARITEAGADRGRFLDAEALAERTGLGADEVRALLGGAAPVAERVDDRVRRRVRAVHEAYVARSGKRAGEVGREVARRLSISPEWARQLLLGRKMPNVPDLTELAEFFGIEEGVRFFTDPAATVLNRELGRVLAELEEDADDDGPLVEFATRHGVVTLALRGQRLTRRQQEALAVMLEGLLGIDDEEARR; from the coding sequence GTGTCTGCGCTTCCCGATCCCCTTGCCGAGACCCTGACGCGACTCGACGCCCGTATCACGGAGGCCGGTGCCGACCGCGGCCGATTCCTCGACGCGGAGGCCCTCGCGGAACGTACGGGCCTCGGCGCGGACGAGGTCCGGGCGCTGCTCGGCGGGGCCGCGCCGGTGGCGGAGCGGGTCGACGACCGGGTGCGCCGGCGGGTGCGGGCGGTGCACGAGGCGTACGTCGCGCGGAGCGGGAAGCGGGCCGGAGAGGTCGGCCGGGAGGTCGCGCGGCGGCTCTCGATCAGCCCCGAGTGGGCCCGGCAGCTGCTGCTCGGCAGGAAGATGCCGAACGTGCCCGATCTGACCGAACTCGCGGAGTTCTTCGGGATCGAGGAGGGCGTCCGGTTCTTCACCGACCCGGCCGCGACCGTCCTGAACCGTGAACTCGGGCGGGTCCTCGCGGAGCTGGAGGAGGACGCGGACGACGACGGGCCGCTGGTCGAGTTCGCCACCCGGCACGGGGTCGTCACGCTCGCGCTGCGCGGGCAACGGCTCACCCGTCGCCAGCAGGAGGCACTCGCTGTCATGCTCGAAGGGCTGCTCGGCATCGACGACGAGGAGGCCCGGCGATGA